From the Gemmatimonadales bacterium genome, one window contains:
- a CDS encoding hemolysin III family protein: MRGAAAAQSRGEELANSISHGVGVAAALVATPFLIAHAARRGSAAFLVGTGVFAATVVLLYLASTLYHALPHGKAKRAFRIIEHSAIFLLIAGTYTPFTLGVLRGPWGWTLIALIWTLAVAGVLLESVGGVRHPIVSMVLYLGMGWLMVVAVRPLWLKVPLPGLLWLLLGGLAYTAGVAFYGAKRLHYGHFVWHLFVLAGTTCHYIAVALYAA; the protein is encoded by the coding sequence GTGAGGGGAGCCGCGGCCGCGCAGTCACGCGGGGAAGAGCTCGCCAACAGCATCAGCCACGGTGTGGGCGTCGCCGCTGCCCTCGTGGCGACGCCGTTCCTCATCGCGCATGCGGCGCGGCGCGGCAGTGCGGCATTCCTGGTGGGAACCGGCGTGTTCGCCGCGACCGTCGTGCTGTTGTACCTGGCCTCCACGCTCTATCACGCCCTGCCGCACGGCAAGGCCAAACGCGCGTTTCGGATCATCGAGCACAGCGCGATCTTCCTGCTCATCGCCGGCACGTACACGCCGTTCACCCTCGGCGTGCTTCGCGGCCCGTGGGGATGGACACTCATCGCGCTGATCTGGACCCTCGCGGTCGCGGGGGTGCTCCTCGAGTCGGTGGGCGGGGTGCGCCATCCGATCGTCTCGATGGTGTTGTACCTCGGCATGGGCTGGCTGATGGTCGTCGCGGTGCGACCCCTCTGGCTCAAGGTGCCGCTGCCGGGGCTGCTGTGGCTGCTCCTGGGCGGGCTCGCCTACACGGCGGGCGTCGCGTTCTACGGAGCGAAGCGGCTCCACTATGGCCACTTCGTGTGGCACCTCTTCGTGCTTGCCGGCACCACCTGCCACTACATCGCCGTCGCACTCTACGCCGCGTGA
- a CDS encoding TIM-barrel domain-containing protein translates to MRHLVIAALLAARSAPLAAQQEAGNVRLPFTNADRQPDRLQLDHFLRDGRALGPSDLRVRRLGEGITEVTSSAPGLASWEFRVRESAPVYGFGERFNALDQVRRILVNASSDQPGAKGSATYAPIPFFMSLRGYGLWLDTYAEATFDLGVTDRDAFIVRLRDTQLRIVFFEGPDLPLVLERYTGLVGRAKLPPYWAFAPWKSRNWHPDTSAVYEDIDRYRQLGLPASVLVLDSPWATNYNTFEMNRLQFPDPDAMVRRIHHAGFKLCLWLTAFINAETFTPSEPELVGKIPLSAASNFEAARQAGYFLKTDSGDVFLATWWKGRGGLIDFTNPAAVAWWQNQVRGAIRLGADAFKADGGEGSFVGNARFADGSDPAVMRTRYAVLYNRALQELIDRDLHGDGVLFSRSGSVGNHNLPFLWAGDNESNFGAENGLPGVVLAGLNAGLSGIPLWTSDLGGYEKGSRSPGDSVLFVRWTEFSAFSPVMEVHSDINLGPWDYGEQALDIFRTYSRLHMSLFPYRYAAAQESARTGMPLMRALVLLHPHDPAARRATDEYYFGPDLLVAPVVTAGTQRGVHLPEGEWLDYWTGTRYTGPVDIVVDAPLDRIPLYVKAGAILPRIPEDVMTLVPWNGPGAAPVPTLDDRRVYEVYPGPARSLRDFEGRRLEVSASGGRTTLTLSGAPARATMVWRFRPPTHVTLDGASVELRRDGDSASLAFTHAADSRLEWW, encoded by the coding sequence GCGCTGCTCGCGGCCCGGTCGGCGCCGCTGGCGGCTCAACAGGAAGCCGGGAACGTGCGTCTCCCGTTCACGAACGCCGATCGGCAGCCGGATCGGCTCCAGCTCGACCACTTCCTCAGGGACGGCCGCGCCCTCGGTCCGTCCGACCTCCGGGTCCGCCGCCTGGGCGAAGGCATCACCGAGGTCACCAGCTCCGCGCCCGGGCTGGCGAGCTGGGAGTTCCGGGTCAGGGAAAGCGCCCCGGTCTACGGCTTCGGCGAGCGGTTCAACGCGCTCGACCAGGTCCGCCGGATCCTGGTGAACGCGTCCAGCGACCAGCCCGGCGCCAAGGGCTCGGCGACCTACGCCCCGATTCCGTTCTTCATGAGCCTGCGGGGCTACGGCCTGTGGCTCGACACCTACGCGGAAGCCACGTTCGACCTGGGCGTCACGGACCGGGACGCGTTCATCGTGCGGCTCCGGGACACGCAGCTGCGTATCGTGTTCTTCGAAGGCCCCGACCTGCCGCTCGTCCTCGAGCGCTACACGGGGCTGGTGGGCCGCGCAAAGCTCCCGCCCTACTGGGCCTTCGCGCCCTGGAAGAGCCGCAACTGGCATCCGGACACGTCGGCCGTCTACGAGGACATCGACCGGTACCGCCAGCTCGGCCTGCCCGCGTCGGTCCTGGTCCTCGACAGCCCCTGGGCGACCAACTACAACACGTTCGAGATGAACCGGCTCCAGTTCCCGGACCCCGACGCGATGGTCCGGCGCATTCACCACGCCGGCTTCAAGCTGTGCCTGTGGCTGACGGCCTTCATCAACGCCGAGACGTTCACGCCCTCGGAGCCGGAGCTCGTCGGCAAGATCCCCTTGAGCGCGGCGTCGAACTTCGAGGCGGCCCGGCAGGCCGGCTACTTCCTCAAGACGGACTCCGGCGACGTGTTCCTGGCCACCTGGTGGAAGGGACGGGGAGGGTTGATCGACTTCACCAATCCCGCCGCCGTCGCGTGGTGGCAGAACCAGGTGCGCGGGGCCATTCGCCTCGGGGCGGACGCGTTCAAGGCGGACGGTGGCGAGGGCAGCTTCGTCGGCAACGCGCGCTTCGCGGACGGATCCGATCCGGCGGTGATGCGTACGCGTTACGCGGTGCTCTACAACCGGGCGCTGCAGGAGCTGATCGACCGTGACCTGCACGGCGACGGCGTGCTCTTCTCGCGCAGCGGCTCGGTCGGCAACCACAACCTGCCGTTCCTCTGGGCAGGCGACAACGAGTCGAACTTCGGCGCCGAGAACGGACTGCCGGGGGTGGTGCTGGCGGGACTCAACGCCGGGCTGTCGGGGATTCCGTTGTGGACCAGCGACCTGGGCGGCTACGAGAAAGGCTCCCGGTCGCCGGGCGACAGCGTCCTGTTCGTCCGGTGGACGGAGTTCTCGGCGTTCTCGCCGGTCATGGAGGTCCACTCGGACATCAACCTGGGGCCCTGGGACTACGGCGAGCAGGCGCTCGACATCTTCCGCACTTACTCGCGCCTGCACATGAGCCTGTTCCCCTACCGGTACGCGGCGGCGCAGGAGAGCGCCCGCACGGGGATGCCCCTGATGCGCGCGCTGGTGCTCCTGCACCCGCACGACCCCGCGGCGCGGCGCGCCACCGACGAGTACTACTTCGGGCCGGATCTCCTGGTGGCGCCCGTCGTCACGGCCGGCACGCAGCGCGGTGTCCACCTGCCCGAGGGCGAGTGGCTCGACTACTGGACCGGAACGCGCTATACGGGGCCGGTCGACATCGTCGTGGACGCGCCGCTCGATCGCATCCCGCTGTACGTGAAGGCGGGGGCCATCCTGCCGCGGATACCCGAGGACGTGATGACCCTCGTGCCCTGGAACGGACCGGGGGCTGCACCGGTCCCGACCCTCGACGACCGCCGCGTCTACGAGGTCTATCCCGGCCCGGCCCGGAGCCTGCGGGACTTCGAGGGCCGCCGGCTCGAGGTGAGCGCGAGCGGGGGCCGGACCACGCTCACGCTGAGCGGCGCTCCGGCGCGCGCGACGATGGTGTGGCGATTCCGGCCGCCGACGCACGTGACGCTCGACGGCGCGAGCGTCGAGCTGCGGAGGGACGGGGACTCGGCGTCGCTGGCGTTCACGCACGCCGCCGACTCCCGGCTCGAGTGGTGGTGA